ttctcatagaaattatttcttttttctttttgtgccttgatacctttttcaattcTTCatttctcccccaaacttacattttaaGCCATTTATTtcataagagtgttaaggaaagcttggGTGCCAAGAAAGGGTCAtgacaaaatgggtaaagacttgtaacatggttatcaaatgagaaaggctagaggctcaaaggggttgactagggataatgatattggttggcaatagaaaactcaaacgggccaaggagagcctacaatcacttctcaaatcAAGCAAATCTTAGGATTTCGCTTTGAAagacattcggggcaagttctagacccttcgcacggatacttagactagcaacaattcatctcacccctcacacaacTAGATTGTAAAAGAGGACAGAGTCGATGGcgcacaacgaccacattcaagtttaaagatcactatgatccagctaaaccactcgatgattgccaaagtcaacacaagagtcacaaagtcactactagagctatttctttcaaaaaccttgtctgTAACCATAAGCAcacagttaagtgtgttggtgccaattaaagcatggttgactcttcgagcatgacttaattaggtcgttttattcattactactactattattacctaaacacaaaaacagactcattctcttaagaaagttgtcacactATCCATCGTTTGGACGAGTCACCcagttcacacaacaactacctttggaaagaaccatggcattaagaaaaccaaggcttattatctactaaaacataaaaagaagctactaaacaaaacaagaactaatacgctactaaaacataaaaagaagctaataagcaaaaataaagataaagaagctaatgagcaaaactactaaagatagaatGGATATACATAGTAAGAGAACCTGTGATGCTTGTGACGTGGACTGCGCTGCAACAGTACTAGACAAGTCAGACAACTTTACAATgactgtctgcatccagttgttgaggctcgccaatgtctgggagacttgcAGTGCAGATAGTGGGTGAGTAGGCATGAACACTTGCTTCAAAGACGAGGTGGGAGTTGTGGCAGGAACTGTAGTAGGGGCTGTGGATGATGGTGAAGGCATAACTGCGGCACTGGAGGAAGGCGCATctgaagtggatggaacatcaactgtCTCAGGAGCTACCACagttggctcatcagactggcctgtggtggtaggaggctgaactttcttcttcGGGTTGCTCGCATCCATCAATGAGtaccaagtaaaaggcttcttTGGCTTTACCTTCGTGTCATAATCCCTCGGCTATACCTTTGCATCAGTGAGATAttctgtaatagtgttgggatactgGCAGGACGAGTCATCTTGCCGAGCGATCACTGTGATTTTGGCCGACATCATGACACCCACactgattgggtacccggccataatagaagcCACCTGAACTGCCCTAAGGATCGGAAGGTGAGTCACATTCTGTCTTGGGTCTAGTCTGCTGCACACAAATGTCTGCCACCTTTTTGCCTCAAAGCTCAAGGTGTTACGGTGGATAGGAACCCCATTattaatccatggtggtggtggtactggtggtgccagaatctcagctagccaaggacGGACTGCCTCTTTTAGTGCACATTTCTCCAAATACTCCTTCGGCTCAACATCCTTGAAGCCCAAGTACGTGTTGAgtgtatgctgatcaaacctcacttTGAGGTTACGCACTTTGGTCACCTTCGTCCCCTTTTTGATATGAGCCACATAGGCATAGAATTCATCGACAAGGTACTTTTTGGCATCAACTACACTCTGGGTAATCCACCCCTTGCGTTCCCTGAACTGACTCAACACAGCTGGGTTGTACCTCTCTAAATCCGTAATAAAAAAATATCGCTTAATAGTTAGCGACCGCACTGACCACCACACATGGAAGCTGGTGAAGGTGGCCAGGCTGACAAAGCGGTCCTCCCAatcctctttcttctttgatctttcaAGACCGGCagctgtagcatctcccccttgccatcatcggggatattATGAGCTGGTGCATCCTGTGCCTCAGGGACTGGTGTAGTCGATGGCTCAGAAACCTGACTAGCACTTTTCGATCCCTCGGAAGTGCTATGAGATGTGGATGGCTCGTCCCTGAGTTGGTATCTCCCTTGCGGCCTTGACTGTACGGCCGACTGCTCCTGAAGAGAGGCTGAGTTGCTCTCTGTTGCTTCTATAGACGGGACATATGAGCTCGTCTCGAAGAGATCTATACCTCTCCCTCTGCTGGCTGTTGCTTTCTTTCTAATTGTCTTTTGTTGGTCAAGGGTAAGGCACTCTTGCCTCAACCCCAAGaaggttcacctctcccttttgaaGTGTCGCCGCATCCTCTAGATCGAACAATTATCTGTATCAAGCAAAGGAGATTAGtagttgcaattcaatgttcaaacaTACACAGGAGATATACAAGTAAAATATAAACCAGATGATACAGTGAGGGTACATAATTAGATCATGCTTACAGGGAAGTTATCTGCGGTTCGCACAGTTTCATGGGCGGCCGCGGATGGGGAATTGCGGATCATACAATTTTGTTGTGCGACTGCAAAAGCGAagtacggtccgcacaatttcacttgCGGCCGCACCTATGAAACCcaaaaaatgccaactctctgatgacatgGAATTGGCTAATGTGCGGCCGCAACATGATTTCTGTGGTCCGCATAATTAGACTTGTGACCGCACATTGGAGTCTCAATGTAGggactctctgatgacagtaaaAGTGCTATTCTGCGGCCGCGATGGGAAATCTGCAGTGCGCACATTTTATCTTGCGGTGGCAGATCCCTTCTTCACTAATGCTACCCTAAAATCAATTTCTGCAGACTGCACGAATTCATGTGCGGCCGTAGACTTCAAAAGTTACGTACAAATCAATTTTTTCTATATAGGTTTTTCAATTTCGTGCACAATTTTACATGGCAACATCATAGAAACATGAAAATATGCTTACCCAATCCCCATAGAGCATGTATTAGTTAACCCAATTCATATTTTACCTCACATGGATACACAATTGAATTCtaatgacaaatggcctaaaaagaactaaaaatctataaattaaactaaaatagaaatattaacatgaatgaagcataccagatgaatGAGTGTAATGAGTGAATGATCAAGTTGGCTATGTGTGTGGACAGATAAAATCACCAAGAAATTTCAAGAGAGCATTATTGTTTTGTTCAGAgagtgaaaaatgcaaaaatggcccCGTTCCTCTATTTATACCAGTCGTTCGCTAAGGGGAAGAAGGTTGAATGCGGCCAcacattttcatgtgcggtccacactctgtTACCTAGGGGCCTCATCTCAGCTTtccatctgcggtccgcacaattttgtgtgacGCCACAGATTTCATGTGCGGTCGCACATCGACCGTTTCTCTAACAGGCTAAAACTTCATAGAGTTGATATTTTTAACCTCTCATTTGTGCGGTCCACAAgctaattatgcggccgcattgAACTTCTGATACAACACccataattgtgcggtctgcacaaatCAACTGCGGTTCGTAATTCTTAGAGCACTTAGCCAAAGGTTTGGTCCATAATTCCTATAAGTCACACTcagccctgtagcacacttcaaatcaagttagaacaaaaataatgcctaactacaaaagaaaaaagaaaaagaaatatgggtTAACTCCCAAAAAGCGCCTCATTTAATATCGCGGTATGACgcagaataccatcaattgaaatgaatgactaccacgacgtggctatctccaacctttTCCAAATAgttcttcacccggtgaccattgactcggaatactttattgtttttgttcttcgggtataatgcaccaaaaggtgttacacccaatttcaaaaggaccactccatttagactttagcttcccgGAAAACATCTTCAACCTTGAGTTAAAgaacaatacaagatcgcccacaTTGAACTCTtttttccaaatgtatttgttatgaagatatttcatcttttctttgtacaaggatgaacttgcataagcatgatactagaactcatctaattcattcaaatgtgcaatcCTCAAGTTAggggctacatcccaatcaagattcaacttctttagagcccacatggccttgtgctctagttccatcggaagatgacaagctttttcgAACACACACCGGTATGGCGaaattccgataggtgttttgtaagtcgtccgataagcccataatgcatcaacaagcttcttggaccaatccatccgattagcattcaccgttttggacaagatactctttgtctcccgattggagacttccacttgcccactagcttgtgggtgataatgagtcgtgactttatgagtaacaccatacttgctaagcaaagtgtcaaaagccttgttgaaAAATTGTGACCCCCATAGCTTATAATatcacgtggagtaccaaaccttgtgaaaatattcttcttcaagaaagccaccacatTTCTCGTCttattgttgggtaaagcaatgGCCTTAACCCAATTGAACACATACTCAACCGCGACCAggatgtaggtgtttccataagaactctcaaaagggcccatgaagtcaataccccacacctcgaaaatatcaatctccaaaatggttgtgagaggtatttgtaaagagtgggccaatagaagccgcaactaagcactttggtCGTCGTTCTTgatccaccatgatgaccaccatatggcgaagaatgacaagccccaagaattccACCTTGCTCTTATTctagtacacatcttctaattaccctaTCCGTACAAATTTGAAAatggtatggttcatcccaataataatctttacaatcccatttgagcttcttcctttggtttgaaaagAACTCATCCAGAATGATTCCACACaaaagaaaatttgctagatccgcgaaccatggcacctctttcattaaATTAGCCAAGAGTTGCTTATCGGGGAAGGAGTatttgatttcaaggccatcatgcggcctcccctcctcctccaaacgagaaaactggtccgccacttggttttcactcccttttctattttggatgtcaatatcaaactcttgcaacaaaagcactcATATCATCAACCGAGATTTGGAGtccttcttgctcataagataccgAAGCTTctcatgatccgtgtggacaatgacctttgcacccatcaagtatgggcggaacttatcaattgcaaacacaatagcaaggagctctttctccataacggtatagttgacttggaaactattcatggtcttattaGCATAGTAGAGTGGATGAAATTTTTTattgatgcgttgccccaaaacatCCCCAaccgctatgtcacttgcatcacacatgagttcataagggacactccaatttggagcagtGATGATGGgggtagttgtcaacttgaacttcaacaattcaaaagctctcatgcaatcatcattgaagttgaacatagcatccttctcaagaagcttacacaacagattcaccaccttagagaaatctttgatg
The DNA window shown above is from Nicotiana tomentosiformis chromosome 8, ASM39032v3, whole genome shotgun sequence and carries:
- the LOC138897213 gene encoding uncharacterized protein, with the protein product MDASNPKKKVQPPTTTGQSDEPTVVAPETVDVPSTSDAPSSSAAVMPSPSSTAPTTVPATTPTSSLKQVFMPTHPLSALQVSQTLASLNNWMQTVIVKLSDLSSTVAAQSTSQASQIISLGFLNAMVLSKGSCCVNWVTRPNDG